GAAATTCTCGAAAATCTCCGTGCGGTCGTCCGGGGCCATGTTCTCCAGCATCTCTGCCGTATCGGCAGAGCCCAGCTTTTTCAGCAGTTCCTCCTGCGTCGTGTAGTTGAAGTAGGTGAACACTTCTGACTTCAACTCGCCCGGCAGCAACAGGAAGCCCAGCACCCGCTCCTTCTCATTCAGCCCCCCCAGTACTTCGGCTATATCGTTGGGGTGTTTGCTGTTGAGGTCGTCGAGGTTTAAATTCGTCCGGAAAGTGTCGAGTGCTTTTGCCATATTTTGCGCTTCCTCATCGGGGTGCTGTAAACCTTCGCTCTTTAACGGTTAAGCTTGCTTCAATTTATATATAGCCGGAGACTGACGTGCGGCTGCGTCAGGCTTTGGCTATATATAAATTCTGAAAGTACTCCTATAATCAATATGCACCCGATTCCTATATATACTTAAAAGCTTTCGCGCAGCGCATAGGTCTGACGCATGCGGCGGATCAGGCGCGCGGACTCCTCGAAGTTCAGGGTCTGCTGCCCGTCCGAGAAGGCTTCCTCCGGCTTCTGGTGCGTTTCATATGTCACACCGTCTGCCCCGGCCATCACGGCTGCTAAAGCCATATCAGCTACATAATCGCGCAGGCCGATACCGTGCGAGGGGTCCACGATCACGGGCAGGTGCGTTTTAGCCTTCAACACCGGCACGGCGTTCAGGTCGAGGATATTGCGGTACGCATTCTCGTAGCCCCGGATACCGCGCTCGCAGAGCATGATGCTTTCGTTGCCGTTCGAGAAGATATACTCCGCCGCCTGCAGCAGTTCCTCCAGCGTGCCCGAGATGCCGCGTTTCAGCAGCACCGGCTTCTGCGCTTCCCCCAGTGCGTCCAGCAAATTAAAATTCTGGCTGTTGCGCGCCCCCACCTGGAACACGTCCACATAGTCCATCATCTCCTCGATCTGCGACACCTGCATCACCTCTGTGATGATTTTGATGCCATTCTCCCGGCAGATGCGGTAGAACATCTGCAGCCCCTCAATGCCCATCCCCCGGAAATCATAAGGTGAGCTACGCGGTTTAAAAACCCCGCCGCGCATAATCCTCACGCTGTTCTGTTTCAGGTGCTCCACCACCAGCTCGATCTGCTTCTCACTCTCAATCGAGCAGGGCCCGGCCATGATGCTGAAGCTGCCCTCCCCCACCGTTACGCCATCGCCTAAATCGATGCGGGTCGGCTCCACGCGCCACTTTCGGGATATGAGTTTATAGTCTTCTGACACCCGGTGTATGTCCGCCACACCGGGCAACTGGCCGATGGTGCGAATGTCAAAGTCTTTCTTGCCGATGCCAACCAGGTAATTCCCCCGTTGTGTTTTCACCTCGCTGGCTTTATAGCCTATATGCTTTACCTGCCGCAGAATATTTTCTTTCAGGTCGGCAGGTATGCCTTGCTGTAGTTGTATGATCATGTCAGTTTTTGATGCGTTGAATGAAATTCGCGATGTTTTGCTCGAGTGTCCCTTCCTGCGCCAAAGCCTTGATGAAGGCACTGCCGATGATGGCGCCCTTCGCGTGGTTGCAGGCCTGCGAAAAGGTGTCACGGTCGTGGATGCCGAAACCGATAATGCCGGGATTGCGGAGCGCCATCTTCCCCACCCGCTGAAAATAATCCGTGTTTACTACGGCATTGCCATTGGTGCTGCCTGTCGTGGAAGCTGACGACACCATATAGACGAAACCGTTGGTGTGGCTGTCTATCTCCCGGATGCGCTGCTCCGGTGTCTGCGGCGTGATCAGGAAGATCTTGCTGAGGTTGGACCGCTCAAAAATCTCCTTGTACTCCCGCACGTAGTCGGCCAGCGGGAGGTCGGGCAGGATGATGCCGTCGATGCCCACTTCACTGGCTTTCTGGCAGAAGCGCTCCACGCCGTACTGCATCACCGGGTTCAGGTAGCCCATCAGCACCAACGGAATCTGGGTTCGCTGGCGTATGTCTTTCAACTGCTCAAACAGCTTCGGGATGGTCATCCCGTTTTTAAGGGCGATGTCGCTGCTCTGCTGGATGGTGGGGCCATCGGCCAAAGGATCGGAAAAGGGCATGCCTACCTCCAGCAGGTCCACGCCGTTCTTCTCCAGTTCCAGGATGATCGGCACGGTATCTTCTAAATTCGGGTAGCCCGCCGTGAAATAAACCGACAGCAGTCCCTGCGGCTTCTGCTCGAAAAGGGTTTTGATTCTGTTATCCATGGAGTTGGAATCGATCTAAGTAAGTTGACAAATCTTTATCGCCGCGGCCGGAGAGGTTCACCACCACCACATCCCCCGGCTTCGCCCCGATTCTATCCAATGCGGCCAGGGCGTGGGCACTCTCAAGCGCCGGAATAATGCCTTCCAGCCTCGTCAGTTCCAGCACGGCCTGCAGCGCCTCTTCATCCGTGATACTCTCAAAAATGGCGCGCTTCGACTGGTGCAGGTGCGCGTGCAGCGGCCCCACTCCGGGATAATCCAGTCCGGCGGAGATGGAGTAAGGCTCCGTCACCTGCCCGTCCTCGGTCTGCATCAACAACGTGCGGCTGCCGTGGATGATGCCTTCCCTGCCCAATACGGACGTAGCCGCCGACTCACCGGAGTCAACGCCCATGCCGGCTGCCTCCACGGCTACCAATTTTACCTCGGGCACGTCGAGGTAATGGTAAAAAGCACCGGCTGCGTTGCTGCCGCCGCCCACACAGGCCACGATATAATCAGGGTTCTCGCTACCGGTTTTCTCCTTCAACTGCCACTTCATCTCCTCGGATATAATCGCCTGGAAACGGGCCACCATATCCGGGTAAGGATGCGGCCCCACCACTGAGCCGATGATATAGTAAGTGTCTTCCGGGTTGTTGATCCAGTCGCGGATGGCTTCGTTGGTAGCGTCTTTCAGTGTGCGGCTGCCGCTAATGGCTGGCACCACCGTCGCTCCCAGCATTTTCATGCGCGCCACGTTCGGGGCCTGGCGCTCTATATCCACCTCCCCCATATAGACGATGCACTCCAGGCCCATCAGGGCGCACACCGTAGCCGTGGCCACGCCATGCTGCCCGGCGCCGGTTTCGGCGATGATGCGGCGCTTGCCCAGGCGTTTCGCCATCAGCACCTGCCCCACCGTGTTGTTGATCTTGTGCGCGCCGGTGTGGTTGAGGTCTTCGCGCTTGAGGTAAATGTTGGTGTCGTGCTTTTCAGACAGGCGCTTGGCAAAATAGAGCGGGGTCGGGCGGCCCACGTAGTCCTTAAGCAATAGTTGCATCTCTTCCTGAAAGGCAGGCTCCTGCATAATGTTCAGGTAATTCTGCCGAAGCTCTTCCACATTCGGATAAAGCATCTCGGGTATATAGGCTCCCCCGAACTGACCGTAGAAGCCGTTCTCATCAACTGCGTATTTCATCTTTTTAGACGTTAGATATAAGACTTATATAACTGTTTGTTCTATTGTTGTGTTATTATTCAAGCAGCAGAATACTGTGCTTTGAAAAATGACAGCTATAAACTCTTCACTCTCAACTTTTAACTCTCAACTTATCAAGCAATTGCTTTAGCTCCTCCACCTTTTTCAGGCCTGGCTCCTGCTCAAAGCCGCTGTTTACATCCACGGCAAAGGGTTTGGGTCTGAGATTTTCAAACTCCGGGCTCTGCAGGTTCTCCAGGGTCAGGCCGCCGCTCAGGAAGTAAGGTTTGTCAGCTATATACCCTTTCAGGATTTCCCAGTCGAAGACGGTGCCATTCCCGCCGTAATTGTTGCCCCGGGTGTCGAACAGGAAGTAGTCGCAGTAGCGCTCGTACAGCAAGGTGTTCTGAAAGGAGAACCCTTCGTCCACTGAGAACGCCTTGATGACTTTGATTCCCGCTTCCTGCAGTTCCTGGCACTGGCGGGGCGTTTCCCTGCCGTGCAACTGCACCAAGTCTAGGTTATATATAGCTGCCTTCTGTTTGATGATGTCTGGCTGCTCGTTTACAAAAACACCAATTTTTTGGATAGATGCCGGGAGCGAAGCCAGTAAGGCAGCCGAAAGGTTGTCTCCTACAAAACGTTTAGACCCGCTGTAGAAAATAAAGCCCATGAAGTCGGGTTGCAGCGCCGCCACCTGCCGGATGTTCTCCGAATCGCGCATGCCGCACACTTTCACCTTCACGCCAGCGCCTCCATCTTCCCCTGCAGCGTCCGCAGTTCTTTAATAAAGGACGCCGCCGCCTGCTCCGGCCGGCTGCTCGTCATAAAACTCTCCCCGATCAGGAAGCCGTTGTAGCCCGCCTCCTGCAACTCCACCAGTGTCTGCGGCTGGCTCAGGCCGCTCTCAGATATCTTTGTGAAGCCAGCCGGTATATGCTTCGCCAGTTCAAACGACAAACCCACGTCTGTTTTAAAGGTTTTGAGGTTGCGGTTGTTCACCCCCACCACCGTCACATTGTCATTCAGGCTGCTTTGCAGTTCCTCCAGGTCATGTACCTCCAGTAATACTTCAAGCCCTAAAGTCCGGGCGAAGGCGGCCAGTTCTTTTAGCCGGGCAGGCTCCAAAGCTGCCGCGATCAGCAGGATCGCATCGGCTCCGATGGACTTCGCTTCCACAATCTGGTATTCATCCACCATAAAATCCTTGCGGAGGATGGGGCAGTAGTTGAACTTCCGGGCGGTCATCAGGTCTTCGCTCCGTCCGCCGAAATAGTTTGTATCCGTGAGGATGGACAAAGCCGAGGCGCCCGCCTGCATATATCCAATCGAGGTCCGCTCCACCGACACGTGCGGGTTGATATCGCCTTTGGAAGGGGATCTGCGCTTGATTTCGGCGATGATACCGCTCTTGTCGGGGCGCAGCAGGTAATGCTCCAGCGACACGCAGGGAGTTCCGAAGTAGAGGCTTTTCTCCAGCAGCTTTACCGGAAATAGCTCTTTCCGCTCCGCTACCTCTTTGTGCTTATGGGCGATGATTTCGTCAAGTATGTTCATGGGTGTTTTTATATAAACCAACATTTTACAGGCAGCCTGCCTATGCCGTTGCAAGTTCTTTGTCCTGTATCAGCCTCTTAAACAAATCATAGGCCTTGCCAGATTCAAGTGTTTCTTTCGCAAGCGCCACGGCCTCCTGCGGGGCAAGTTCCGGTTTGGCAGTCATTAGGGCCATGCCTGCGTTCGCGGCCACCACGGCTCTTTGTGCTTCGGTGCCCTTGGCCTGTATCACCTCCAGGAAAATCCTGGCGGAGGAATCTATATTGCCCCCGCCCTGTATCTGCTCGCGCTGCAGTGTTGGGAGGCCCAGTTTTTCGGCATCATACAAAGCCTCCCGGTTGTCAGAGATAACCTTGAACGGACTTGTCAGCGAGATCTCGTCGTAGCCGTCGAGGGTGTGAATGATGCTGTAGCTGACGTCCGGCTGCTGCTGAAACAGGTAGCCGTACATCCGGGCCAGCTCCAGGCTGAAAACGCCGACCATCTGGCGCTTCGGGAAGGCCGGGTTCACCATCGGGCCCAGCATGTTAAAGAATGTTTTCACGCCCAAATCCCTCCGGATGGGGCCCACGCTCTTCATGGCCGGATGAAACAGCGGCGCATGCAGAAAGCAGATGTTGTATTTGTCGATGCTGCGCTCTAACAGGTCTGTGTCGGTGGTGAATTTGATGCCTAATGCCTCCAGCACGTTAGACGAGCCGCAGGACGAAGACACGCCGTAGTTGCCGTGCTTGGCCACATGCACCCCGGCGGCGGCCACCACAAAGGAAGACAGCGTGCTAATGTTGAAGGTATCCTTGCCGTCGCCACCCGTTCCGCAAAGGTCTATCGGGTCGTACGCATCCAGGTCCACGCGGTGGCAGAGTTCCAGGAGGGCGTTGCGGAAGCCTTCCAGTTCCTCCACCGTAATGGAGCGCATCATATACACCGTCAGGAAACTCGAAATCTGGCTCTGGTTGTATTTGCCCGCCGTCACGTTGGCCAGCACTTCCCGCGCCTGCTCCCGGGTAAGCGTCTTATGCTCGAATAAGTGATTCAGTATCTCTTTCATTTTTGTATTTGCGTATCACGTAGCACGACACATGTAGCACGACACATGTAGCACGACTATTAACTCTCAACTTTTAACTATCTAACCAGTTCTTGATCATCTGCCTGCCGTGCTCCGTCAGCACCGACTCGGGGTGGAACTGCACGCCGCGCACATCGTGCTCTTTGTGGCGCAGCGCCATGATATGGCCCGTCTCGTCCACCGCCGTTGGCAGCAGGCACTCCGGCAGGTCCTGCCCCACCAGCCATGAGTGGTAGCGGCCTGTCCCGAACTGCTGCGGGATGTTCCGGAAAAGCGGCTCGTCCTCGCTTACCACACGCACCGGCGTCGCCACGCCATGCCATACCTCGCTGCTGTTGAACAGCCTGCCGCCATATACCTCCCCGATGGCCTGATGCCCAAGGCACACGCCAAACAGGCTCCTGTTGGCACCGTAGGTCCGGATGATGTCTTTCAGGATGCCCGCCTCTTCCGGAATGCCGGGGCCAGGCGAGAGCATGATTTTCTGAAACTCACCAACCTCTTCGAGCGTGATTTTATCGTTCCGGCGCACGGTTACCGTGGCGCCCAGTTCCTGGAGCAGGTGTACCAGGTTGTAGGTGAACGAATCGTAGTTATCGATGACAAGGACTTCCATATCAGTTAATTTCTTGGGCTATTTGAAGGGCGCGGCGCAGCGCCAT
This window of the Pontibacter russatus genome carries:
- a CDS encoding bifunctional 3-deoxy-7-phosphoheptulonate synthase/chorismate mutase; the encoded protein is MIIQLQQGIPADLKENILRQVKHIGYKASEVKTQRGNYLVGIGKKDFDIRTIGQLPGVADIHRVSEDYKLISRKWRVEPTRIDLGDGVTVGEGSFSIMAGPCSIESEKQIELVVEHLKQNSVRIMRGGVFKPRSSPYDFRGMGIEGLQMFYRICRENGIKIITEVMQVSQIEEMMDYVDVFQVGARNSQNFNLLDALGEAQKPVLLKRGISGTLEELLQAAEYIFSNGNESIMLCERGIRGYENAYRNILDLNAVPVLKAKTHLPVIVDPSHGIGLRDYVADMALAAVMAGADGVTYETHQKPEEAFSDGQQTLNFEESARLIRRMRQTYALRESF
- the trpA gene encoding tryptophan synthase subunit alpha, whose product is MDNRIKTLFEQKPQGLLSVYFTAGYPNLEDTVPIILELEKNGVDLLEVGMPFSDPLADGPTIQQSSDIALKNGMTIPKLFEQLKDIRQRTQIPLVLMGYLNPVMQYGVERFCQKASEVGIDGIILPDLPLADYVREYKEIFERSNLSKIFLITPQTPEQRIREIDSHTNGFVYMVSSASTTGSTNGNAVVNTDYFQRVGKMALRNPGIIGFGIHDRDTFSQACNHAKGAIIGSAFIKALAQEGTLEQNIANFIQRIKN
- the trpB gene encoding tryptophan synthase subunit beta; this encodes MKYAVDENGFYGQFGGAYIPEMLYPNVEELRQNYLNIMQEPAFQEEMQLLLKDYVGRPTPLYFAKRLSEKHDTNIYLKREDLNHTGAHKINNTVGQVLMAKRLGKRRIIAETGAGQHGVATATVCALMGLECIVYMGEVDIERQAPNVARMKMLGATVVPAISGSRTLKDATNEAIRDWINNPEDTYYIIGSVVGPHPYPDMVARFQAIISEEMKWQLKEKTGSENPDYIVACVGGGSNAAGAFYHYLDVPEVKLVAVEAAGMGVDSGESAATSVLGREGIIHGSRTLLMQTEDGQVTEPYSISAGLDYPGVGPLHAHLHQSKRAIFESITDEEALQAVLELTRLEGIIPALESAHALAALDRIGAKPGDVVVVNLSGRGDKDLSTYLDRFQLHG
- a CDS encoding phosphoribosylanthranilate isomerase; the protein is MKVKVCGMRDSENIRQVAALQPDFMGFIFYSGSKRFVGDNLSAALLASLPASIQKIGVFVNEQPDIIKQKAAIYNLDLVQLHGRETPRQCQELQEAGIKVIKAFSVDEGFSFQNTLLYERYCDYFLFDTRGNNYGGNGTVFDWEILKGYIADKPYFLSGGLTLENLQSPEFENLRPKPFAVDVNSGFEQEPGLKKVEELKQLLDKLRVKS
- the trpC gene encoding indole-3-glycerol phosphate synthase TrpC, which produces MNILDEIIAHKHKEVAERKELFPVKLLEKSLYFGTPCVSLEHYLLRPDKSGIIAEIKRRSPSKGDINPHVSVERTSIGYMQAGASALSILTDTNYFGGRSEDLMTARKFNYCPILRKDFMVDEYQIVEAKSIGADAILLIAAALEPARLKELAAFARTLGLEVLLEVHDLEELQSSLNDNVTVVGVNNRNLKTFKTDVGLSFELAKHIPAGFTKISESGLSQPQTLVELQEAGYNGFLIGESFMTSSRPEQAAASFIKELRTLQGKMEALA
- the trpD gene encoding anthranilate phosphoribosyltransferase, which codes for MKEILNHLFEHKTLTREQAREVLANVTAGKYNQSQISSFLTVYMMRSITVEELEGFRNALLELCHRVDLDAYDPIDLCGTGGDGKDTFNISTLSSFVVAAAGVHVAKHGNYGVSSSCGSSNVLEALGIKFTTDTDLLERSIDKYNICFLHAPLFHPAMKSVGPIRRDLGVKTFFNMLGPMVNPAFPKRQMVGVFSLELARMYGYLFQQQPDVSYSIIHTLDGYDEISLTSPFKVISDNREALYDAEKLGLPTLQREQIQGGGNIDSSARIFLEVIQAKGTEAQRAVVAANAGMALMTAKPELAPQEAVALAKETLESGKAYDLFKRLIQDKELATA
- a CDS encoding anthranilate synthase component II, yielding MEVLVIDNYDSFTYNLVHLLQELGATVTVRRNDKITLEEVGEFQKIMLSPGPGIPEEAGILKDIIRTYGANRSLFGVCLGHQAIGEVYGGRLFNSSEVWHGVATPVRVVSEDEPLFRNIPQQFGTGRYHSWLVGQDLPECLLPTAVDETGHIMALRHKEHDVRGVQFHPESVLTEHGRQMIKNWLDS